Proteins encoded in a region of the Verrucomicrobiota bacterium genome:
- a CDS encoding alpha-L-fucosidase has protein sequence MRIKWMDDELVKLSINFHWHSFMEVSSQYDADKFIANLKQTGVKTVTIEAKCGIGYTYYPSKYGLPHPQLKSDYFGERLKVLKENGFRVIAYFSLGMDGVNCIGHDDYVKSWCTKKKHELDSIVMLNLNSGIYDKVILPQMKEILEGYDIDAFWMDIFSNDPYWGTNEDGYTKRLYYEWLKNFSHEKGKDTSFAQFQIRHTELLRKKIADDLAEYRKTVPFALNSSYRYARQEGIVTDYLSRDAVETHCGNPLEGSYVSRFFASTNYSSYIDIPVCNDWGKWNYKNSDVLLREALCILTGGSTVNIYDPLCSTGMYDDDRCKRISGVLSEIREREPWFKNASHEPEVYLLSCSESDEVNSMNFLSDSDGSQTDMVDQLNLSFVVQAHQVAANILATESYNYGACSEIGLSKVCAKDTTKVIICPFSPVINDQLHRELEAFVKRGGILVLAGEIDPILMELCGIDSLAKSSGKMCYLRVEEPLLEGEVIDQLPVPVMTKRMTFDVDQGTVLARTGPVRHEEHHDENYIWGYPEPSYEYDSVGILKTKKGKGSILYFGFHLFEAYGKSPSHDLSSILKESLKTCGFRQEFYNKENQHLEISKWGDGEKQWLHIVNMTNLYEKLDNPSSNKMNPARRVSKLRSIRVHSKSQRPQRATLQPAGLICKILEGDEHREWYVEIPELHVHQILELQTQ, from the coding sequence GTGAGAATCAAGTGGATGGATGATGAGCTGGTGAAGCTCTCGATCAACTTTCACTGGCATAGCTTCATGGAGGTGAGCAGCCAGTATGATGCGGATAAATTCATCGCGAATCTTAAGCAAACCGGCGTCAAGACGGTGACCATCGAAGCGAAATGCGGGATCGGATATACCTACTATCCCTCGAAATACGGTCTCCCTCATCCGCAGTTGAAATCTGACTACTTCGGAGAGCGTCTGAAGGTTCTCAAGGAAAACGGATTTCGTGTCATCGCTTACTTCAGCCTGGGCATGGACGGAGTCAATTGTATCGGGCACGATGACTACGTGAAGTCATGGTGCACGAAGAAGAAACACGAATTGGACAGCATCGTGATGCTGAACCTCAACTCTGGGATCTACGACAAAGTCATTCTTCCGCAGATGAAGGAAATCCTGGAAGGATACGACATCGATGCTTTCTGGATGGATATATTCTCCAACGACCCCTACTGGGGCACCAACGAAGACGGCTATACCAAGAGGTTGTATTACGAATGGCTCAAAAACTTCTCACACGAGAAGGGCAAAGACACGAGCTTTGCTCAGTTTCAGATCCGTCATACCGAATTGTTACGAAAAAAGATTGCAGACGACCTCGCCGAATACCGGAAGACCGTTCCCTTTGCCCTTAACTCATCCTATCGTTATGCCAGACAGGAGGGAATCGTAACGGATTACCTGAGTCGGGATGCGGTCGAAACCCATTGTGGCAACCCCCTCGAAGGCAGCTATGTAAGCCGGTTCTTTGCGTCGACCAACTACTCCTCGTATATCGACATTCCCGTCTGCAATGATTGGGGAAAGTGGAACTACAAAAACTCCGACGTCCTGTTGCGGGAAGCTCTTTGTATCCTCACGGGAGGATCCACCGTCAACATTTATGATCCCCTGTGCTCGACCGGGATGTATGATGATGATCGGTGTAAACGGATATCCGGGGTTCTGTCTGAGATAAGAGAACGTGAGCCATGGTTCAAGAATGCAAGCCACGAACCGGAGGTCTACCTGTTGTCCTGCTCCGAGAGTGATGAAGTCAACAGCATGAACTTTCTCTCCGATTCGGACGGATCACAAACGGATATGGTGGATCAGCTTAACTTGTCCTTTGTCGTCCAAGCACATCAGGTCGCTGCCAATATATTGGCCACCGAAAGCTATAACTATGGAGCGTGCAGCGAGATTGGTTTGTCCAAAGTTTGCGCTAAAGATACCACCAAAGTCATCATCTGCCCATTTTCTCCTGTAATCAATGATCAGCTCCACCGGGAGTTAGAGGCATTCGTGAAACGGGGAGGAATTCTCGTTCTTGCCGGCGAGATCGATCCGATACTGATGGAGCTTTGTGGCATCGACTCTTTAGCCAAATCGAGCGGGAAGATGTGTTATCTGCGGGTCGAAGAGCCTCTGCTCGAGGGAGAGGTGATCGACCAGCTCCCCGTTCCAGTGATGACTAAACGCATGACCTTTGACGTGGATCAAGGAACTGTGCTGGCGAGAACCGGTCCGGTCAGACATGAGGAACACCATGACGAAAACTATATCTGGGGTTATCCGGAACCGAGCTATGAATATGATAGTGTTGGCATTCTAAAAACAAAGAAGGGCAAAGGAAGCATCCTCTATTTTGGTTTCCATCTCTTTGAAGCCTACGGCAAATCGCCCTCCCATGACCTAAGCTCTATCCTAAAGGAGTCCTTGAAGACCTGCGGTTTCCGCCAAGAGTTCTACAACAAGGAAAACCAGCACCTCGAAATCTCAAAATGGGGCGACGGAGAGAAGCAATGGCTTCACATCGTCAACATGACGAACCTCTACGAAAAACTGGACAATCCATCGAGCAATAAGATGAATCCCGCCCGCCGTGTTTCCAAGCTACGGTCCATTCGCGTCCATTCAAAATCGCAGAGACCGCAGAGAGCAACATTGCAACCAGCAGGTCTAATCTGCAAGATTCTTGAAGGTGATGAGCATAGAGAGTGGTATGTGGAGATTCCCGAGCTCCATGTTCATCAGATTCTGGAACTGCAGACCCAATGA
- a CDS encoding sulfatase has product MKSPNTLLASISFLLMGLIGPQNLEASASSPTDHTNFVIILADDLGYGDLGCYGGARGYQTPEIDRMAAEGVLLTDFYAPDSICTPSRAGLLTGRLAERMATDMKVFFPWSLTGMPEEEVTIAEMLKTKGYATAMIGKWHLGHLPQFLPTEQGFDLFWGIPYSNDMSQDGGVPAADDVRFFEGMTLEDYQSYRPSAKMEEDPDYRGFRDPKYRVFRNKVPLMSGTEVTEWPVDQAELTRRYTEKAVEFIEANADRPFFFVLAHTMPHIPLFVSEKFSGESERGLYGDVIEEMDWSVGRVLETLRSYGLDENTLVVFTSDNGPWKSMGENGGSAGPFRDGKGSSYEGGFRVPGIFWLPGSIPAGKTSAFISSQLDLLPTFAAISGAEIPDRPLDGVNISQALAGNKNDLPEVFVYNNRNVIRMGNWKYRKGLTHGIWSGYPRDFENPEVEQLFNLEDDPGEQVNLIEQYPEKTDALKSYLNQFRTQAFDQ; this is encoded by the coding sequence ATGAAATCTCCGAATACCCTTCTTGCTTCGATCAGTTTTTTACTGATGGGCCTCATTGGTCCACAGAATTTAGAAGCCTCTGCCTCCTCTCCGACGGATCATACCAACTTTGTTATCATCCTCGCGGATGATCTCGGCTATGGTGATTTGGGCTGTTACGGCGGAGCACGAGGGTATCAAACTCCAGAGATCGACCGGATGGCCGCTGAGGGGGTGCTATTAACGGATTTCTATGCGCCGGACTCCATCTGCACCCCATCGCGCGCCGGACTGCTGACAGGTAGGTTGGCCGAGCGAATGGCCACCGACATGAAGGTATTTTTTCCCTGGAGTCTGACTGGGATGCCGGAGGAGGAGGTAACGATTGCGGAAATGCTCAAAACAAAAGGATATGCCACCGCAATGATCGGCAAGTGGCACCTGGGACATCTGCCTCAGTTTCTACCGACAGAGCAGGGATTTGATCTGTTCTGGGGAATCCCCTACAGCAACGACATGTCACAGGATGGCGGTGTACCCGCAGCGGATGATGTCAGGTTTTTCGAGGGTATGACACTGGAGGATTATCAATCCTACCGGCCCAGCGCAAAAATGGAGGAAGACCCTGATTATAGAGGTTTTAGAGATCCTAAATACAGAGTCTTTCGCAACAAGGTGCCACTCATGTCTGGCACGGAAGTGACCGAGTGGCCCGTCGATCAGGCTGAATTGACGAGGAGATACACGGAGAAAGCCGTCGAGTTCATCGAAGCGAATGCGGACCGACCGTTCTTTTTTGTTCTGGCCCATACGATGCCTCACATCCCCTTGTTTGTTTCCGAGAAATTCAGTGGCGAATCGGAAAGAGGACTCTACGGGGATGTGATCGAAGAGATGGACTGGTCAGTCGGTCGGGTTTTAGAAACCCTTCGATCTTACGGTTTGGACGAGAATACCCTCGTCGTTTTCACCTCCGATAACGGACCGTGGAAAAGTATGGGAGAGAACGGCGGTTCCGCGGGGCCGTTTCGCGATGGGAAAGGCAGTAGTTACGAAGGCGGATTTCGCGTTCCGGGTATTTTCTGGTTGCCGGGTAGCATTCCCGCCGGGAAAACGTCTGCCTTTATCTCTTCCCAGCTGGATCTTTTGCCAACATTCGCCGCAATCTCCGGCGCAGAGATTCCGGATCGCCCACTCGACGGCGTGAACATTAGCCAAGCGCTGGCCGGTAACAAAAATGATCTGCCTGAGGTCTTTGTCTACAACAACCGGAATGTGATTCGGATGGGAAACTGGAAGTATCGGAAAGGCCTCACCCATGGCATCTGGTCAGGGTATCCACGGGACTTCGAGAACCCCGAGGTGGAGCAGCTTTTCAACCTGGAAGACGATCCAGGAGAGCAGG